In the genome of Carassius carassius chromosome 12, fCarCar2.1, whole genome shotgun sequence, the window CTTGAAATATTGTACTAGTTTTGTGCTTTTAGCTGTGCAGGACGTTTAAAGCCATGAAATGAAACAAATGGGGAACCCTTAATCAGAATGAGCCTTTGTGTAACATACTGCCCTGAACTCTTGCTGTTTTAGCTAAGTGTTCACACTAGTAAGATGATGCACTTGGCAGATCTATTTTTTAAACAGTCTACTTTATCATTAAAATCCCTTTTCACATTCATCTTACGctggttttattattatatgattggcatttttttgtaaaaactgtgaaatttaTGAGTCTAGTGGTAAAATTTTTAGGTTTTGTATAATTTATGATGATAAACCGTAACAGACATTCCCAGAAATCCCTGTGTGACACATCACCtatgattatatttatatagtgttttgtGTTAGATGTTCTGTTGTTTAATTCGTTTACTGCTTTATCGTAGTGTTGTGTGTTAATCTGATGGTGTTTTTTATCATCTGTATATGTTTAAGGACGGGTCACTTATATTGAACTCTCTTCAAGTGTATCAGCTGTATTACAAAGCGGATTTTGGAATTTCAAGTAGTTtggtatattaaaattatatcatttgaaatatttgtaaattgtaaaattgtctccgtatggtaaccctcgttccctgatggagggaacagagacgtgtGCTGTATGACTTTGGAGCCCAATCACCTCTGAGAATATCAGATAAGGCCAATGAAATGCGAATGGAATTGTTGTACGGGGTATTAAACGGTTGTTGCGTGTAGATCACACTTCAGCATTGTTCTGAGGAGCCGAGGAAGCGTTGCCATTCcatccatcagggaacgaggtttACCATTCGtaactgagatgttccctttctgTCGTTTACTATGACGTGTGTCGTATGACAACAAAGGCTGATGatgtcacttccagggaggcgtGCCCGGGCCTGTTGTACACGCCCTCATCCCTTGACTCCACCTCCATGTCAAAACAGTGCCAGAAAGTGTGTAACACATATGAtgtgcagatgagctgaaggccactgtcaaagaaacctgtgcttccagaccacctcagcagtgccacaaactgatcagctCCATGACACGCCGAACTGAGTACATgtacaagtattgagtacatgtacagtaaatgaacatactttccagaagaatGGTCTTTTGAAGTATTCTGATTTATTGagatggtgggtttttgttaaatgtaagccaaaatcatcacaattaaaagaaccaaagacttaaactccttcagtctgtgtgcactgaatttatttaatacagtttttacAGGACAGTCGCCTGACtgacaagaacagtttcttcccccaggcaatctacctcatgaaaagtttaatgttccccacttatgcattAAAAACGtgcaatttaattatatttatttgttaccatcTCCATTCTAGTACATTCCTGCATCACACTCTATTCTATTCCTAATATTTTTGCaatatttgtctatttatatatatatttaaaatatgtctgtgtgttgttgtttctgtGTGCTGGCTAATGTTACTAAAACAATTCCTTTTATGCACAAGCATACTTGATAATAAAAcgctttctgattctgatttaatttatatttaacaattctttatttttgtttgcaaaactcatttttttctcacaatgcTCCGTattcttttgcaattctttattgtTGTTTGCAAACAGCACTTTTCTCAATACTTTcattttcgtttgcaaaacttgTTTTTCTTTTGCAATACTTCAATTCTTTTGCAAGTATATGTGGCCCTGTTTTGACTCCAGACTCCATTACTGTATCAGTGCAGAATTTTCCACGTCCACATAGCAAAGATACAGTGATTGATTTCCACACCTCTAGTTTAGACAAACTCGTTGATATCATTCTCTCATATATCGAAACTACAGACATGTACTGCAAAACTGCAAGCACATTATCTTCTTTAAATATTACACTTTGTAATGGAAAAAACAAACTTCTTGCAAAACATTTCTTTACATTAGACTCATCATTCTCAACCAACAGCTTTTGTGTTTCATTTGGGAACACTGTGTTTtaagtcatatgatgcgatttcaagttttcttttgtctttggagtgttacaagctcttggtgcatgaagaagatctgtacagtttcaaagactaaagtctcaaatccatagAGATAttgtttatcaaagttaagactcgtccacacccccgAAAACACCTGgtttaaacacgccccacatctctacatcactgtgtggaaatatCTGTGTAATGCTgctcaaatgttcacgcaaagaaagaaggcatggtttcagtaacacagttagtgttgaagcagtcgtgtcagggagatgtgtgtgtatcgaggagaaagaaaaagcactttatttgttcttCTGAAAGAGTTTTCATCGATCATAGTTACTGCTGTTTgcatcccaccacaagcagacaccaGCCTGGatttgtctgagcttcacgatgcgctcagcagcaacatcaacaaacatcctgacgctgctattatcattTCTGGGGACTTTGacaaagccaaactcaggcaagttatgcctaatttttatcaacatgtatcctgtcaAACCAGAGGAGCGAATACACTcgatcattgctacactcagtttaaaaTGCTTACAATGCTCGTtcactaccggctttcggcagatcggaccatgccgccattttcctcacaccggaatataaacaacggctcgttcaagatcccccggtgcagagggtggtgacgcgatggtccATCCAATCAGAAGCAACGTTACAGGCAGCTCTTGATGatgtagactgggacatgtttcgcgcaagttcatctgacgtcagcgagttcacggatgtagcattaagctttgtaaacacgctagccgaACAAGCTACGGATACAATAACTACAAGGAccttctcaaatcagaaaccgtgggtggacagatcaatccgtGCAGCAGCTAATGTTTTGCTCTCATTTATTGACATTTCATAATCTACAATCCAAGCACAATACAGTGGTCTTAgttaaagttataaataaataatattaatatactttaATTAACATGTGGCCAAACAATGTACACAGTTTGTGTCTTGCAAAGGTccttatttcacattttcatcaaTGCTGTAGTGGACAGGTTTCCAGCACTCTCTCATCTCTTCATGTTCTCACTGCTCTTCTTCTCAGTTCACCACCTCACACAAACTCTGACTGATACCATGAATTTGTTAAGGATGTGCATGGAGAAATAATACTCTTCATACGTCTGATGAATGCTACTGCACACAGTTAACGTAATCTAGAAAGAGCTGTTCAAGAAAATGACTTTGCAAGAGAACATTTGAGCTTCTCTGTTGACTCCTGCTCACTTCGGTAACTTCTGGACACAGTTACTCCTGTGCGACAGCAGAGCGCTGGAGGTGATGAAGCTCCGTCCACACGGCCGGCAGCGGTGCGGTTTCTCTCCGCTGTGAACTCTCTCGTGTATCTTCAGGTTCCCCGACTGACTGAAACTCTTGTCGCAGTGCAAGCACTTGTAGGGTTTCTCTCCCGTATGGACTTTCTGGTGTTCCTTCAGATATTTGGCTCTGGAGAAGCTGTTTCCGCACACCGAGCACACGTGAGCTTTCTCTCCGGTGTGGATCTTCTGGTGCTCCTTCAGGTAACCCAGCTGTGAAAACATCTTTCCACAGAAGGAGCACAGGAAGAGCTTCTGGTGGATTTTCTGGTGTATCTTCAGGTGCTTTGCTGAGATGAAGCTCTTTGCGCAGCGATCGCAGCCGAAGGGTCGTTCTCCAGAGTGTGAGTGCTGGTGGTTTCTGAGGATCGTAGCCTGTGTGAAGCTCTTCCCACACTCGTGACACGTGAACGGTCTCTCTCCAGAGTGAATCCTCATGTGGTTCTTGAAGTGTCCCTTGCGGATGAAGCTCTTGTCACACAGGAGGCAGGTGAAGGGCTTGTCTCCGGTGTGGATCCGGATGTGGTTCTCCAGGCTCTCCTTGCGTGTGAAGCTCTTGGAGCAGTGCGGGCAGCTGAAGGGCTTCTCTCCGCTGTGGGTCTGTAAGTGTCTCTTCAGGTCTGCGTTCTTGAAGAAGCTGCTGCCGCACTGCAGACAGCTGAAGTTTCTCTCTCCGCTGTGGATTCTGATGTGGCTGTTGAGGTTGACTTTGAGCGTGAAACACTTCccgcactgagagcagctgaacgGAGATTTCTTGGCTCCTGTTCTCTTCTGGGAGAAGTCATCTTCAGTCTGTGATTGTTCTCCCGTTATGATCTTCTGATGGTATTCATTCACTTCTTCACTTTCCACCTTCACTTTCAGCAGATCTAGAACCAATTCAGACAATGAGGTCAAATAAGAACGAAATTAACCACCATTTCACGACAGAAATCAAGAGGTCCAGATGAAGACATGAGCTGATCCTGCACACAAACCAATGACAACATTCGTCATATTATTAGTGCATTTAAATACTATGAAATACGACCTCTAATGATATTTAGAGGCTGTAGGGATGTAATGTTTTATGCACATTCAGAGACCTGCTTCATATCCTATCTTACTGTcattatactattatagtttactGCTATTATTTTGAATGAGATTTTATTCTACTCAAAGCGAAGGAGAAAATGTTCTATGTTGCGACTGAATGGGACTGAATATGTGGATTACACCTAGTCATATTATACAAACTGAAAATAGCTGGTTTTaacattttgttgtgtgttttgtcagttttattttaatagtaattagttatagtttatTTAGTTGAAGtgttttagtacttcaagttaaatgaaatgaaatggagAAATGTTTCGCTTCACACTAAATCATAAGCACACAGTATAAAGGAGTCTGTCAGATGCGTGCTGTTCAATGCATTTCAGAGGTGTTTTCCTCAGCTCATAACTTACATCTTACAGTAatatttgtacatgtacatgaactCTGTTTTTTCTAATATCAAGTGCATGAACATCAGACAGAGCACATTAGAATAGTAGAGctataattctgactaaaatatatattataataaaaatataaattatacaaatattttacattcaGAAGTGGAAGCACTTCAGATCTTTTCCCCATTTACACCAGCACTAAACTGCGATATGAGGAGTGTGTTGCAGCAGTCATTTttgtttaaagagtaactaaaccctaaaccaacttttttaattaatgatttgTAAGAATTGggttttattagtgctgttcattgattcgagtaacttttttgacatttcagtATAAAgcgttttaattctacaatatatggtgtaaaaacgtcggagtgctgccctcttcaggttgaacggtggctactgcagttgatttcaGGAtggtaggtgtagtgttgctggttgcgacagcactgctggactgcatagtttaccagcagactttaaaattaggagccagtggtttcatgcacttggcctggaagaccgcgagctcccgcctagagctggagtgtgcaaactgcatttacccgggattgcttctccaacgcaatggaggtg includes:
- the LOC132154341 gene encoding gastrula zinc finger protein XlCGF8.2DB-like is translated as MEFIKEESEDVSDAETQREKEEETEEQSDLLKVKVESEEVNEYHQKIITGEQSQTEDDFSQKRTGAKKSPFSCSQCGKCFTLKVNLNSHIRIHSGERNFSCLQCGSSFFKNADLKRHLQTHSGEKPFSCPHCSKSFTRKESLENHIRIHTGDKPFTCLLCDKSFIRKGHFKNHMRIHSGERPFTCHECGKSFTQATILRNHQHSHSGERPFGCDRCAKSFISAKHLKIHQKIHQKLFLCSFCGKMFSQLGYLKEHQKIHTGEKAHVCSVCGNSFSRAKYLKEHQKVHTGEKPYKCLHCDKSFSQSGNLKIHERVHSGEKPHRCRPCGRSFITSSALLSHRSNCVQKLPK